The DNA region TAGGAGTTGCCTTTTCATCACTTGTCACATTGTCTTTGGAAATAGGGAAATGTTCGTCTTTTTGTTATTTTCTCATTTTTATACTCTAGGATTTACTTTTATGTATACGCTAGCAATTAAGAGCGgagtcataatttttttttaaaaataaatcaaaGAATAAAATAAACACGCGAAGAAGTCTAAAAGTtacaatatataaatatatatatatatatatatatatatatatatatatatatttgctagcggagtcataattttttttaaaaataaatcaaaGTATAAAATAAACACGCGAAGAAATTAAAAagtttcaatatatatatatatatatatatatatatatatatatataattttcgaCAAAAGGTTCAGATGAACCCGTTATTCCGATCCCCCTAGCTCGACTTACTCAATTCGTTGCCACTCACTTTATTTTGCAGGCTATATAAATCTCACTATTATGTATACAGTCACCTATATTTATCTTTAAGTAACTTAATAATATTTAGAAAAATTATATTCTGTATATATAACTTAACTTTATGTACTATGTTGAATTTCTTGGTGATTTTGTTTTTTTCAAAGagatacacttttttttttttttttagtatgggGAGTCAGATGAATTTATTCAATTGCTCAAACTAGACAGCATCCACTGACTCAATTCTATTCACTTTTCTAGTCAAAGATATAATAAAAAGATTCACCATGCATGTCATATACTCGTAAGAAATGTTATCACCAAATGAAGACAAAGCAATGCCGTATCAAATATACGTATAAATATTCTCCAGCATCTTTTCTCTTGTAATTAAGGAAGAAAGATGTGTTGAGTAAAGCTCATAAAAGAAGCAATGTGCATAACAATTTGTACATTATTATTTCACTATATACGTATCAAAATTTATTTGTCTCTACTTAATAGTTATATCATCAAAGCTTGTTCTTTCTCCGATTCAATTTATATGTCTTACtttcatttttaatttatttaaaaagGGTCAATTTTTATATTTGATAATGGGATTCCTTAATTAACTCCGAAATATCATGTGATATGTTTAATACTACAAGGTTTAAAGAGTCTCATTTATTAACTTAAATCACGTATTTTGTCAAACTAAGGCACATACAATAATACGCATATCATTTTATTATTGAATAGTTTTGATAATCAAAGTCCACAAACCCGATCTAAATTCACACTAAATAAGCTCACGCCGCTCGATCACTAAGCGGGTAAATTGTTTACTAGTAAGAAATTATATTTTCATCACTTATATACAGCCACTTTTTCTTGTTTAAGACATGCATAacgcccctcccccccccccccggggccGAGACAACCCTCATCATGATCGACAAGATGGTATTATTTTATTAACGAACTAAACATTAATAGAATGTTTCTATCTCTCACACAAACCAACAAAAACATATAGCCTCTCACGAGTAGGAGTTTCTGTAGCTTACAAATTGATACTGCAATTTGATTGGTACAACTTGTCTTTTCTTACTTCGTTTCCTCCATCTTTTCAAGCCTTTATAAGTGAACCAAACCCCATGAACACTTCACACAAACTAGCCAAAATCtttgagagagaaaaagaaaaaaggaaaatcaATAGTACCCTttttaagaaagaaaaacaaaatggCTCTTGAAACCGTTGTTTTTCAACAAGATCCTTTCACTTATAGCCACAAAGATAGTAATTTTTACAATCTTGAAAATTTTCACGACTATGGTTTTGGCTTTGAGGGATACTATAATAATTGGGATTCTTCTAATTCTTCAATAGCACAAagttataacaacaacaataataataattctTCGTCGGAAGTTTGCACTACCGGATTCTTGCCGGTAGGATGTTCTCCGGTAGAGAATACGGTTGTTTCGGGGCGGGGAAAAAGGCGAAGGACGAAATGCTCGAAGAATAAGGAAGAACTAGAGAACCAAAGGATGACTCACATTGCCGTAGAGAGAAATCGCCGTCGGCAAATGAACGATTACCTAGCCATTCTCCGGTCGTTAATGCCACCATCCTATGCTCAACGGGTACTTTTTTAATTTCTCACGTAACGACATGCATTAATAAACATGTTGGCAATTGGTAGTGGTTTTATTTTTTGAGTTTAAATTTTATGCACAGATgattattaaaaaatatttttatgcaATCAGGTCACTAATAAGGTAATTATAAATAATGTTTTAaattaatattaattattaaCCTGATAAAATTAGTATGGTGTTATCATTGGTTAAAACTCGCTGTATAAAAAAATCTTTATGATTTTACTGTACATCACTAAATCCTTGAACCGTAAAGAGTTTTCATACAATTAGTGCAGCTAATTAAACCTATTACAATtggttattattttatattttaggctATACTATTAGACTTATTATAATGAATTACTTGTCGTCGCATGTCCAACTGTAACTCACAGTGTAAAACTAGAACTCATGCACGGTTAATGAACATAATTGTAAACTCAGTTTTTGTTGTTGTTCTGTTATTGTCATTATTCTACAGAGGAAGGGTGAGATTTAGTTATTTTTAGCATTTTCGAGCACCCAGTTTTACTGGGTCTGATTCATATTGTTATTGTAACATTTTCGAGCATAATTAattgatatatgtatattttcatgaatttgtgAGTTTAATCTTTATACTTTACTTTGTGTATTCACCAGAACATTGGAGTACTCGCCTTTTCATGCGTGTATTTTTCTTTATGTATTTCTTAGATTAAGTGTATTATTTGGGTTGGTAATTACGTACTGATAGGTCGtgtttattaattaaaaaaacaacGTTTAAATTGCCCTGTAAGAGTAGGAAACATCCAGCTCGGTAGTTAAAGTCAATAAACTAGTACTAGTTGTAAAACCTTATTGTAAATGATTGATACAATAATTTAACCTTTTTTTATATTTTCTCATAATAATGTTAACAGGGAGACCAAGCATCAATTGTTGGAGGCTCAATTAATTTTGTGAAAGAACTTgaacaactccttcaattcttggaaacacATAAACAAGTTACAAAAAATCAACCACCAAATTTTTCTCATACTAATCCGTTCTCTAAATTCTTCACTTTCCCTCAATATTCTACCGGAAACAACTCCTCGTTGGCGGCCACCACCAACGACGAGGGGTCAACGATGATGGAGGAGAGGCAGTCGGCGGTGGCCGACATCGAGGTGACCATGGTGGAAAGTCATGCTAATGTTAAGGTGTTATCAAGGAGAAGACCAAAACAATTGTTGAAGATTGTAAATTGGTTACAAGCTATGTGTCTTACTATTCTTCACCTTACTGTTACAACAGCTGATCATATGGTACTCTACACATTTAGTGTCAAGGTTTGTACATGCACAATTTTCTAAAATTATGTCATTTCTTTCgttttatatatgatgatatttCAGTGTATACGAAATTTAAATATTAAAGAAAGACGGACTTTTGTCATGTACTAAAAATATCCTAATTAATACTTGTTGTCTCTGAATTTTTATGACTACAACAGTTGCCAGGGATAAAAATGGAAAGTCAAAACTTAACGAGTTGGAGATATAGAAATATGTTATTTTTTAACTGGAACAAACTAAAAAAGTAAGAGGGCCTTACAAAATGGAATAGAGAAAGTACGCAGAAGTAGAATCTATTAAAGCTTggattttttgaaatttttatatatatatatatatatatatatatatatatatatatatttcttgggaTATAAAGTCTTATATATAGAATTTTGATCGTGCAAAAAAATAGAAATGGAACTTACTCGAAAAGGAAATTTGTGCTACTTTGGTTTTAGTTATAGCTATCGCCTAATTCCATACTCGAAATAATCGCAATAAATCCTTTAATAACTCATATTTCTGCTTATCTCAATGATATTCCACGATCAATATAACTGACTCTCAGTTCAACCATTATATGAAATTCATAGTAGAtatattttccctttttcttgTTTCTTATATTAGACAGTATAAAGGGGGAAGAAGGTGGTCATTCTTTTTTGTAGATAtgtgaattttttattttattggcCAAAAAAGATTGAGTGGTAAAGGGATCTAACTATTTTGTATTTACATTGGACAGGTGGAAGATAATTGTCAGCTAAATACAGTGACTGAGATAGCAACTGCTGTTCATGAAATGGTGGGCATGATTAAGGAGGAGGCTATGTCTTGTTGATATGACCCGTCTCTTCTCTTCTTTGaagttaaaaaaagaaaaaaaaaaaaggttgttcTCAAGATTGTATAATTTCTTGTCATTATCAAATCATTGTTCTCTTTAGATTATTGATGATATTATTAATTTTACAGTTCTTACGTACAAATTAAACTCCAACAAAATCCTCCCCCTCCCCCACGCCCAGCAAACACATGCCACATGGGCGTGGTACTCGAATATTCATTAGTTTTGAGAATGTTTGTTCTCTTACCATTATTACTCctttcgtttcaatttatatgaacccatttgactggacatGATATTTAAAAaagagagaagacttttaaaacttatggttcaaaataagtcttaaaaatttgtgttgctgtaaatcattcataaagtgaatttgttttcaaattagaaaagaggtcattcatttaggcacaaactaaaaaggaaataggttcaaacaaattgaaacagaggaagtATTATTTTCCATAGGGATGTTATATTCTACATGTCCCACGATGTGGTTTTATATATTTGTGGGAACTTTCCTTAGATTCTTTTGCTCGATTGTTAAAATAATGCGTCCATCAGTTCATTAGATTGAATGTTATAATCCTTCTGTCCCAAATTAGTTATCAGGTCGCTTTTCGAGAGTAAATTTATGTATTTAATAATATTCTTTCATcaagcgaaacatgataactaattTAGAATGAGGAGTATcttttacatacatttacatttaTATCATGTTATCTAAAATTCAAATTATATTTAATGACCACAAAGAAATCAAcatgattgtttttttttttttttttttttttaaagaaaattgcaTAGTTACGATCCATTGCACCACAAATTACGTATGTAAGTAATATTTTTACGACCGTAGTATTAGCATCGGATTGTGCACATTTCGACTAAGGTAATTAAGTAATTTTATCCATCAAAAGTTAGACATACGAGAAGAGATTACCAACGTTGTTTTACGGATGGGCAGGTATAAAGAGATCACCTATTATATTTTAAGAGATAATATCACTGTTGATCCCACAATTATGAGTATATTTATTATTTTGGtcctattatatatattattttggtcctattatatttattattttgGTCCTTGTGATTTATGACTCGACACATTAACCTTCAATTATTTAAATGAATATGTGCTTTTGGTCCCTCTATGTAGGAAACATGTTATATTTAGACTATTTTTAAAAGTACGTTACCCTCAAACATGGAATAACAATACAAGTATAGCATAAAACATGAGTAATTATATTGTGGACTGGTTAACCCTTTAGAAAATTTATGATTAATCACAAGCAAGGGATCAAAAGTGTACatttcaaataattaaagtagTCAGATATCATAAAGGACTGAAATCATAATTTACTAATAATAGAGGGGCCAAAGTGCTTTTTAACCCTTTTTTAACATTTGTTGAGGCTTAACCTGAGTTCAATTAGTTTCCACCAGTTCATCGATAATTAGATCACAATTTTAAATAGTGCGTATAATTTTTGTTAGCATATATAACTCAAATCCACCTGTTGAAAGTGACTCCTTTCTATATTACTTAATTAATGTGGACAATCTTAATCACGAGTTGGATGAAGGGGATTCAATTGAACCAGTTTTAATTCCGTCACTGCTTACGCGATTGCATAAATTTTGTTAAAGCTTTTGCTAAAGCAAGATAGGTAGAGTCATCTCACGTGATAAAAAATGGTATCCAAAGACGAGACCAAAAACCAACACAAGTTCGAGCCATTAAAGAAAACTATTACTGTACCAAAATTTGTTTTTGTTATCTAATAAGGTCTCAGTTTCACATAAATAAGGTATGTTAATTGGTCCTTACTTTTTCTGGTATCAGAGGCTAAGCCGGGATTTAAGGTTTGGGAGTTCGGAATTTTAAAAGACAGGACAACGACCTCAAGATAATGTATAACGACCGCCAAACTAACAAGTAAGTACCGGTATTTAATATATTTAAGAAAGCAATGAACTACTTAAAAGCTATATAAATACCAGTCACCAGCTGGAGTGATAGAACCTATGAGTTCACCCTTTTAGTGTTCACCACCTGAAAGTTCACCAAAACAGTCTAAGGGACCTGGTCCCTAAGATGTTTTCACAGATAATGGCGGAAAGTAAATAAGACAAGATATTTaagtggaaaactccttgctcaaaggattaaaaatcacgacttaccctagtaggatttccaacttcactaaactgagcaatgTTCAAATTATACTCTATTGTAACCTAagaattaaactcttaattccTCTCCCTTACGATACACCCTATTGTAACCTTCACACTTGACTACCTCTAACCAAGCAAACTAATACACCTTGTCTATACTTAGACAAGTGTACCACTGAAAGGTTAAGTGGGTGAACAACCCACAAACACCTTCTGAGAATTCAAattaatacacctagactaattctagcctagtgtaccactcaaaactTGTAAAGATAAACTTCTTACAAGCAATCCCCTTAGAATTCAAGCACCTACAAAtaactttttaaaagagaagagtaggtttacaatttatagaacaaaggaacaaagactcaacaacctaaggacttGAAGCATCTTCAATTCAGGGATCTGGTCCTTTGGCTTGTTgaggctttgttcttgagagcaccttGAGAGGGGTGGCGGCTGCACTTAAGAGAAATATAATTTTCAGATTTGTAAGTGTTAGGTCAAACTAAtcccaacatgttgtatatatatgagacCAAGGTATGGAGCATGTGAGAAACATGTGACCATGGATGGTAGCTTTCCAAGGGCTACTAGCTCCTAGCACATATACAGATGTGCTGTTGCAGTTCTGCTAGAACCGTGCAGCATCTTTACCACCTGTCATGATTCGTATAGTGCTCAAGGGACCTGATCAAGGACCTGGTCCTTGGTGTgcttgtcaaatcatcaaaactataACATATCATAACTCATCACGGAGGTCCTTCTCCAACGGACGAGGGCAATGAAGTGGTGATCTGCTACAAAATTTGGAATCCTAAATTTTTTCAAAATCTGACTTTGAATTTGCGTTTGAGGTTTGTGAAAGAAACTGATGAAAGAAATTGTAGCAGCAAAGTAACatcctcttttctttttctacttgtcaaatttatattttgttaaaaataaagtgttaaaaaaaaatttgtataatagcaaaaaggaaaaaagttACCCAAAGGAAAAGAAGTCAAGGTGTATTTTATATTTTCTTCTAATTTTAGAAAGAGAATCTTGCTTgttagcaaaaaagaaaaaaaaaatagtaaatagTGGGGTTTCGAACCCACATCTTGGGAAAAGACAGTTTTGCTAGCCTCTTTATTACCACTGAACCATCAGGTCATTTGTGTATGAAGGTTCGTCAAGCAAATATTATTCATCTTTACTGCATAATCCTAGTACAAATGCAGTGTATATACAAAAGCTTGGCCGAACCCTCTTTAACATTGTAGCTCCGCCCCTATTTGGTATAGAAATGTTCCAAAGGCTTTATCTTCTGAATAGTTCTTGAGATATGTTAGTCAAAAGTTAATTTACTTTTTGGCACAAATCATCTCTTCTTTTTCCCTGTCACCATCTGCTAAAAGCTGGAGAATTAACAACTTCACATGCATCATGTCTTTCTTAGCTCCAATAATAACAATTTGGACAAACCCATCCGCGGTCACTAGTGGTCGTCAAGTTTTTTCACTTAGACACCTCAAATAAGTTTTGTTCCAATTAGACACCTGAGGTGGACCGCAattgtttcatttagacacttgTTACTCATTCAGCCAAATATGTGATGTGTGTGTAACCTACTTGTTAATGACATGGCAAATTGACAAATTAAAGTAGTACATGTGACGTATATATccaaaataattattaaaaaataaaacatgataaaacaattatttttaaactattagttaattaaaaattaaaaaaaaatcctattttctAAACCCCATCCTCACACACTCTTTGACTAGCAGGCCACCATTAACGCAGGCCATTTTCTAACGCAACCCACCACCATTAACGCAGGCCATTTGATCAAAGCTTCCATTTTTCCAACTGGGTCTCTCTCAATTTGATCAAAGATTGCATTTTTCCAATTGAGTTTTGCCCAATTTGATTAAAGAATCCATTTCGTGCAAATGGGTGGTCAAAAATAGTGATGTTGAAGTTGGAGTCTTCAAATTTTCATCACAATTTGTTAATCCAAAGTGACGAAACAGTGACTTTGATGGTTCCTTAAGATGATTTTAATTTCTAAAAAGGTGCAATTACATGTTTTTTTAACTGgatttctttatattttcttgaatatattGATGGGTTTTTTTCAATATTTTGAATCCTTAACCCAATTGGGTCTTTTGTATGCAAAAAATGCCATGCTTTTCTCTGCCACCCCTTGTTTTCGTTTTGCTTCTTTAAATCATGCTCAATCGGAAAAAATTAAGTtccatcaaaaattattttagacctaaatttattttatatatttgttGTCACGTATGGTTTAGAAGGGTGGAGATTTGGTGGTTCTTGTGGTGGGTGAAGAGGGAAATGACGGAGAAGTGATAGATCCGGTGGTAGCAGCGAGAGAGTAGATGAAGAGAAGGGTGAAGAAAGTGATAGGAGGGAGGaagaagatgaaggagaaagaaaaaataaaaaaaataaaaaaaatgttctGTTTCACGCTCCACAAAAGGGTGAAATACACGCACAATGCCACATCAACAAAAAGTGTTCAATAACATATTTTAACTCAAGTttaggtgtctaaatgaaacaaggGTTAGTTGAGATGTTCAAGTGAAAAATACGGACAACTATAGGTGGCTATCGATGGGTTTGGCCTAATAATTTAGAATGTTTTCTTTGCTTATGTTGTTAAATTTTATCCATTATATTAGTAAAACTTTAATATTATTGTTTGTACTATTAAAATAATTAAACTTATTGATTATACCAGTAAGGTTTTGACTAGAATTTACACATTATAACGACAAAATCGACACGTTATATCTAGATTGGTAATGTTACGTGACTTTGGTATTATACATAAAGTTAGTTACTTTAATATGATAAAAATAGTTATTTAACTTTTGTTGTTATCGGTGACACTACGTGAGATTAATCCATCGAAGTCGATTCCTTTATAGATTTGATGGTAATTTTGAAGCGAAGTTTTCATTCTTTATATTCTGGCACTTTAACTTGACACTTTACTTGACACTTTGACTCAGAAGTTGACATAAATAAAGGAggataacaacaataataacatgatATATAATTGCATCTTAATCTTAAACATATTTGAATCGGTTACATGAATTTGCACTAATTTTGTTAATCTATTGAATCCTTACGCCTCATGATCTAAAAGCTTAAATTTTTCATAAAATAGAGTAAATAAAACTCCAAAACTTTTGTCACTAAAAGGGTTAAGAAGGTATAGCATATAGAGAAGAAATTCTACGTCAAAATGTCAGATGCACATCCTATGATTAATAATTTCACAATTAATCTAGTAATTGCATTATTAAGATGATACATCCAACAGAGACAGCCAGACAGGTACCCGGTATCCCAACTAGATAATGTTTCTCTACTTGGACAAGCAATTTCTATAACTCAATAATTGGCAAACTCAACATCATTACGTTTATTGACTCCACTCAATTTAATTTATAGTGGCCCCATAAGAAAGTGGAACTTTCCCTTCTCTAAATCAAGAAAGATACAAAATTCATGagcaattattaattttgcaccTTCTCATAAAAAATTTGCACTGGGGCATGCAATGTTGGGCACCGTGTTCATCTGAATTCAATATTTTTAATGTGGCGcataaatttaaatgtaaaattctACTAAAAGTGTAACAAATAGTAATTTTGAACCCatagttttgaaaaataaaatatgttCAATGCTAATAACCTCAAATATTGAACCATTAAAATTAAAATCCTGGACTGCCTTTGAATTCATTTGTTGTTTGTTTCAATTTTGTCCAACAACGAACATTTTATCCAATTTCGAGGAAAGTTCAAAGAGATTACAAGGTTGTTACTATAGATATCATAGGAATACGAAAAGGAAAAGGAATCGTGGAGCAAATGATTGAATGTAAGAAATAAATTTCCAGAAGAATTTAAATTTTCTGGCAGATATCtgggaaaataattttttataggCCCTACAAAATTGAGAAAAAGGAAATTAAAATCAGTTTTGTAATAAGCAGATGCTGGAAAATAAAAGCTGTCTTTGAATACTTGTTCTCCAGAATATGTACTTCGGATTTTCGAATTTATTCCTTGCCTAACTAAAAATATTGAAGGGAATTTTTGAATTAATTTCTCATCCACAAAATTTTCAGTTCGAGGAAAAGAGATCACCAAAGTATTCTCTTTCtaatccttttattttattttaatcggGGATCAAATTTGTGTTTTATCTTCTTTTTTCACTCTTCAACTCATTGGACAAGTCAAGCTAGGGCCCATTATTTAACTCAACATAACCTAACTTATTTTGACTTAAGCAAATAGGTTATGACCCACATGCATATTACCCCTTCAAATTTGACTGGACCACTCATTTACCACATCAACATGTGTCTATGATATGCTTAAAGAGTTTAATTAAGTTTCTGTTCTCCAATAGTGCAAAAGATATCCATGATTACGTAAACTACGCTGATAAATCTCTATGAATGATACTAAACTATATTGATAATACAAACAATAATAATTGATACTTATACGTGTACATAACTTTTACCTATGATTAAAAGTTACAAGTGATCAAATAACTATTGCGAGAGTTTGAAATTAACTGGACATCCAATACGATTGGTAAAGTAACGTACCATTGAGATTTATatgtccggagcctaaagggcactGTTTAAAAGCCAGAAAATCAAAGGGGATTGGGGAAGTTGAGATAAGCCAAAGGGGGTTTATCGCACATCCCTCCACGATTTGTAACATCCCTAACGGTAAGCCCCTAACGTCGTTGGTcagtttttttgaaaaaaaaaaaaatttaaatacaaGTCATGGAGTGGTACACGATTTAAGGCcgcatcctttttttttttttttttttttttttttaaattttgttcaCAACTTGTGAAGCAATCCACGATTTTTGAGTAAAAAATTTAGCCTCAAGCAGAAACATATTGGTGTTTtttgcttttttctttttcctagaAACCACATGCTATTAGTAGGGTTCTTGTTTTTGGTCAGGATCATATTTGTACAAAAAATCTTGGGAAGTTTTTCCTTGAAATGTTACTTTTTTTGCACCAGTGAGAACAATGGATCTCTTTTAATCTATTTTCCATTTTCAACTACTACTTTGTTTGCGTTTTTACTGCCTCTTTATTTGGGAAAAGTCCAATTGAGCATATTGATATTGGTAAATGGTAACATTCATCTTTAATTGTAATCTACTAGCAGTGCATAGTTAGTACTTAGTAGCACCACTGACATTCTACGGCTCTACTAGATCTAAAGACATGATTCTAACAAATAAAATGTATCTCTCCCGTAAATCGCGGATTGCTCCACGAGTTGTGAACAAAATTAAAAGGCCAAACCCATCGGCGGCAATTCGTGGTCGTCAAGTTTTTTCACTTAGACACCTCAAATACTCTTTGCTCCAATTAGACAACTGAGGTGGACTGCAATTGTTTCATTTAGACCCTTTTACACATTCAGCCAAATATGTGATGTGCGTGTAACCTACTCGCTAATGATGTGGAAAATTGACAAATTAAAGTAGTACATGTGGCGTATATATccaaaataattattaaaaaataaaccATGAGTAAAAcaattattttaaactatttagttaatttttttttttaaaaaaaaaaacctattttctAAACCCCATCCTCACCCACTCTTTGACTAGCAGACCACCATTAACGTAGGCCATTTTCTAACGCAGACCACCACCATTAACGCAGGCCATTTGATCAAAGCTTCCATTTTTCCAATTGGGTCTCTCTCAATTTGATCAAAGATTGCGTTTTCCCAATTGGGTTTTCCCCAATTTGATTAAAGAATCCATTTCGTGCAAATGGGTCATCAAAAATAGTGATGTTGAAGTTAGAGTCTTCAGATTTTCATCACAATTTGTTAATCCAAAGTGACAAAACAATGGCTTTGATGGTTGCTTAAGATGATTTTAATTTCTAAAAAGGTGAAATTAAAGGTTTTTTCTAACTGgatttctttatattttcttgaatatattGATGGGTTTTTTTCAATATTTTTGAATCCTTAACACAATTGGGTCTTTTGTATGCAA from Lycium barbarum isolate Lr01 chromosome 10, ASM1917538v2, whole genome shotgun sequence includes:
- the LOC132614335 gene encoding transcription factor bHLH96-like, whose translation is MALETVVFQQDPFTYSHKDSNFYNLENFHDYGFGFEGYYNNWDSSNSSIAQSYNNNNNNNSSSEVCTTGFLPVGCSPVENTVVSGRGKRRRTKCSKNKEELENQRMTHIAVERNRRRQMNDYLAILRSLMPPSYAQRGDQASIVGGSINFVKELEQLLQFLETHKQVTKNQPPNFSHTNPFSKFFTFPQYSTGNNSSLAATTNDEGSTMMEERQSAVADIEVTMVESHANVKVLSRRRPKQLLKIVNWLQAMCLTILHLTVTTADHMVLYTFSVKVEDNCQLNTVTEIATAVHEMVGMIKEEAMSC